The Cutaneotrichosporon cavernicola HIS019 DNA, chromosome: 5 DNA segment CCTTGTCCagctccccctccccggcgcgagcaaggaggaggagaagagggtTGTCGAGTCGATCTCGGTCGgcaaggacgtcgacggctTCCACCCCGAGAACATTGGCCTGCTCTCGGGCCGCCTCACTGAGCCCTACTTCACCCCCTGCACGCCCGCAGGCATTGAGCGCCTGATTGACTCGACCGGCTTTGACCTCAAGGGCTCCAACGTCGTCGTGCTCGGCCGCTCGGACATTGTCGGCACCCCTACGTGCGCGCTCCTCCGTaagcgcgacgcgaccgTCACCCAGTGCCACTCGAAGACGGTTGGCCTCCCCGAGATTGTGCGCcaggccgacgtcgtcgtcgctgctATCGGCGTGGGTCAGTTTGTCAAGGGCGACTGGATCAAGCCTGGTGCAATCGTCATTGACGTTGGCACCAACTTCATCCCTGACGCGACCAAGAAGTCGGGCCAGCGCATGGTCGGTGacgtcgactttgacgtTGCCTCCAACGTTGCCGGCTTCATCACTCCTGTGCCAGGAGGTGTTGGCCCCATGACCGTTGCCATGCTCATGAACAACACCTTCCGCGCTGCCAAGCGCCAGTGGGAGAGccgtcgccagcgccacctcactcctctccccctccgcgtcctcgaccaggTGCCTTCGGACATTGAGATCGCTGTCGCCCAGACTCCCAAGCCTGTCGCCGACATTGCGCGCGAGATCGGTGTTCTCagcgacgagatcgagagCTTCGGCAAGTACAAGGCCAAGATTGAGCTCGATGTCCTTCACCGCCTCCAGGACCGCAAGGATGGCAAGTACATTGTTGTCGCCGGTATCACGCCCACTCctctcggcgagggcaagtCAACGACAACGATCGGTCTCGCCCAGGCTCTCGGTGCGCACTTGCAGAAGACGGCCATTGCCTGTGTCCGTCAGCCCTCGCAGGGCCCGACCTTTGGTGTCAAGGGTGGTGCCGCAGGCGGTGGCTACTCGCAGGTCATCCCCATGACCGAgttcaacctccacctcactGGTGACATCCACGCCGTTACCGCTGCCAacaacctcctcgctgcTGCCATTGACGCGCGCATGTTCCACGAGAGCACGCAGAGCGACAAGGCGCTCTTCAGCCGCCTCACGCCTCCCAAGAAGGGTGTGCGCTCGTTTGCCAAGCCTATGCTTAAGCGCCTTGAGAAGCTCGGCATCAACAAGACCAACCCTGCCGACctcaccgaggaggaggccgctcgcttcgcccgcctcgacatTGATCCCGCCACCATCACCTGGAACCGTGTGCTCGATGTCAACGACCGCTACCTGCGCAAGATCACCGTTGGCCAGGCCCCTACCGAGAAGGGCTTCTCTCGCGAGACTGCGTTCGACATTGCCGTCGCGTCCGAGGTCATGGCTGTCCTTGCTCTTGccaccgacctcgccgacatgcgcgagcgcctcggccgcatGGTCGTCGCCTCGTCCAAGAACGGCGACCCCATCACCGCCGAGGACATTGGCTGTGCCGGTGCTATGGCCGTCCTCATGAAGGACGCCATCAAGC contains these protein-coding regions:
- the ADE3 gene encoding uncharacterized protein (Formate--tetrahydrofolate ligase), with protein sequence MSAAKSYTGSAQLIDGNAIAKDIRLNIHAAIDELQAKEKSFKTPVLYIYQLGSNPASSTYIRMKLKAAEESGMNVKHIQVPADSEVENQAPGTGVKKLLDLVNKANGDDKVSGILVQLPLPGASKEEEKRVVESISVGKDVDGFHPENIGLLSGRLTEPYFTPCTPAGIERLIDSTGFDLKGSNVVVLGRSDIVGTPTCALLRKRDATVTQCHSKTVGLPEIVRQADVVVAAIGVGQFVKGDWIKPGAIVIDVGTNFIPDATKKSGQRMVGDVDFDVASNVAGFITPVPGGVGPMTVAMLMNNTFRAAKRQWESRRQRHLTPLPLRVLDQVPSDIEIAVAQTPKPVADIAREIGVLSDEIESFGKYKAKIELDVLHRLQDRKDGKYIVVAGITPTPLGEGKSTTTIGLAQALGAHLQKTAIACVRQPSQGPTFGVKGGAAGGGYSQVIPMTEFNLHLTGDIHAVTAANNLLAAAIDARMFHESTQSDKALFSRLTPPKKGVRSFAKPMLKRLEKLGINKTNPADLTEEEAARFARLDIDPATITWNRVLDVNDRYLRKITVGQAPTEKGFSRETAFDIAVASEVMAVLALATDLADMRERLGRMVVASSKNGDPITAEDIGCAGAMAVLMKDAIKPTLMQTLEGTPVFVHAGPFANIAHGNSSIIADRIALKLAGVEEGDSEDRNGYVITEAGFGADIGMEKFCNIKTRISGLNPNAVVLVATIRALKMHGGGPTVSPGKPLDPVYSTENLELLEKGCANLGKHIENAKKFGLKVVVAINQFVFDTEAEMKLVQDYSLKVGADYAVPANHWAKGGEGAVALAEAVVDACKDESHFKFLYDVNLPLEEKMSIIAKEMYGADGVELAPAAKAEVERYERQGYGNLPICMAKTALSLSDDPSRKGVPTGFTLPIRNVRLSAGASFVYPLVGDMSTMPGLTTRPGFYDIDLDPETGDILGLC